AGCGAGCGAGTGCGAGAGATACTCGGCTGGTACGGAAGCGACAACCCGGGCACGCTGGCCAACCTGGCGCGCGTGATGAACCACGGGCGCCTGGCGGGGACCGGCAGGTTCGTCATCCTGCCCGTCGACCAGGGCTTCGAGCACGGCCCCGCGCGCTCCTTCGCGCCCAACCCCCCGGGCTACGACCCGCGCTACCACTTCGAGCTGGCGCTCGCGGCGGGCTGCAACGCCTACGCGGCTCCGCTCGGCTTCCTCGAGGCCGGCGCCGCCGAGTTCGCGGGCGAGATCCCGCTCATCCTGAAGCTCAACAACTCCGACACGCTCTCCGGCGGCGCCGACCCGTGCCCCGCCGTCACGGGCAGCGTCGACGATGCGCTCCGCCTGGGCTGCAGCGCGATCGGCTTCACCATCTACCCCGCCTCGGCGGCGCGCAACGAGATGTACGGCCAGATCCGCGAGCTCGGGCACGAGGCCAAGCGCAAGGGCCTCGCCGTGGTCATCTGGTCCTACCCGCGCGGGTCGGGCATCTCGAAGGAGGGCGAGACCGCGATCGACGTGGTCGCCTACGCGGCCCAGATCGCCTGCCAGCTCGGCGCCCACATCATCAAGGTGAAGCCGCCGACGGCGCACATCGAGCAGGCGGCGGCCAAGAAGGTCTACGAGAAGGAGCGCATCCCGATCGCCACCCTGGCCGAGCGCGTGCGCCACGTGGTGCAGAGCGCCTTCAACGGGCGGCGCATCCTCATCTTCTCGGGGGGCGAGGCGAAGGACACCGCTGCCATCTTCGAGGAGGTGCGCGCCATCCGCGACGGCGGCGGCTTCGGGTCGATCATCGGCCGCAACTCCTTCCAGCGGCCACGGAGCGAGGCGCTCGACTTCCTCCGCCAGGTGATGGACATCTACGCCGGCAAGGCGAAGTGAGCCCGGCCGGGCTCGGGGGGACGTCATGGCGGTGAACGTCGAGCGGCTGTCGCGGGACTTCCTGCGCGTGTGCGAGGTGGCGGCGGTCGCCTGCGCGCGGACGATGGGGCAGGGCGACCGCCGGCACTCGGACCACGTCGCGACCGAGTCGATGCGCCACGAGATGGACGCGATCGCGATGCGGGGCACGGTCGTCATCGGCGAGGGCGAGCGCGACGAGGCGCCGATGCTCTACATTGGCGAGAAGCTCGGGCGCGGCCACGCCGACGACGTCGAGGTCGACATCGCGGTCGACCCGCTCGAGGGGACGAACCTCTGCGCCACCGGCGCGCCCAACGCGATCACGGTGCTCGCCGCCTCCAACAAGGGCGGCCTCCTGCACGCGCCCGACTGCTACATGGAGAAGATCATCGTCGGGCCCACGGCCAAGCGCGTGATCGACATCGACGCGCCGGTCGAGCAGAACCTGAAGGCGATCGCCCGCTCGCTCGGCCGCGACGTCGAGGACCTGGTCGTCATCGTGCTCGACCGCCCACGCCACGAGAAGCTGATCGCCGACATCCGCAAGGCCGGCGCGCGCATCAAGCTGATCGGCGACGGCGACCTGTCGGCCGGCATCTCGGCGGCCGTGCGCCGTACCAACGTCCACGCGGTGATGGGGATCGGCGGCGCCCCCGAGGGCGTGCTCGCCGCCGCCGCGCTCCGCTGCCTCAACGGCGGCATGCTCGCGCGCCTCGTGCCCACCAAGCCGGGGCAGGAGGAGCGCATGCGGAAGATGGGCATCACGGACTTGAAGCGCATCTACACCGAGGAGGATCTCGCCCCGGGGCCCGACATCCTCTTCGTCGCGACCGGTGTCACCGACGGCTCCATCATGCGCGGCGTGCGCTTCTTCGGAGGCGGCTTGCGCACCAGCTCGATCACCATGTCGCTGCGCGAGCGGGTGATCCGCTTCGCGGATACCGTGCGGCTCGAGGACGGGAGCGACGTGGTGGTCGAGTTCTAGGAGGCTCGCGGTAGCCCGCGCCTTGCCGCGAGGGCGACGGGCGTAGTAGCTGTCGACGGTGCGCACGCACTGGGCTCGTCCCCTCGCCCTCGCCCTCGCGCTCGCCGGCTGCCGGGGCCGGCACGAGGGTCCGGGCGAGCCCACGCAGGCGTCGGTGCCGCCGGCCGCCGTGGCGGCCCGCGCCGAGACGCAACGACGCGCCCTCGGCGGCCTCGGCGTCGCCGAGCCGCCCGCTCGGCAGATCCTCTTCGGCGACCTCCACGTGCACACGACCTTCTCCGTCGACGCCTTCCTGCGCACGCTCCCCTTCATGCAGGGCGAGGGCGCGCATCCGCCCGCCGACGCCTGCGACTTCGCGCGCTACTGCTCGGACCTCGACTTCTGGAGCATCAACGACCACGCCGAAGGCGTCACACCCGCGCACTGGGCGGAGACGAAGGAGGCGATCCGGCAGTGCAACGCACTCGCGGGCGATCCGAAGAACCCCGACCTGGTCGCGTTCCTCGGCTGGGAGTGGACGCAGGTCGGGCAGACGCCGGAGACGCACTACGGCCACAAGAACGTGATCTTCCGCGACACGGCCGAGGACCGCGTGCCCCGCCGCCCGATCAGTGCGCGCGCCGGGGTGCTCGGCCAGGCGTTCGTCCAGCCCGCGCCGCTCTGGCAGCGGCTCACCTTCCCGCTCCTCGATTTCCCGAACCGCCAGCGCTACTACGACTTCGGGCGCTTCCAGCGGGAGCTCCTCGCCGTGCCGCTCTGCCCGCCGGGCGTCGACACGCGCGAGCTGCCCGCCGACTGCCACGAGACGGCGGAGACGCCCGACGTCCTCTTCGAGAAGCTCGCGCAGTGGGGCTTCGACACGCTCGTCATCCCGCACGGCACGACGTGGGGCTTCTACACCCCCGCCGGGAGCATGTTCGACAAGCAGCTCCGGGGGCCCATGCACGACGAGCAGAAGCAGCGCCTCCTCGAGGTGTACTCGGGGCACGGCAACTCCGAGGAGTATCGCCCCTGGCTCGCCGTCGACCGTGATCCGGGCGGCGCGCCCCACTGTCCCGAGCCGACGAGGGACTACCTTCCCTGCTGCTGGCAGGCGGGCGAGATCATCCGCGCGCGCTGCACGAACCCCGCGTCGCCGGAGTGCGAGGAGCGCGTCACGGCGGCGCGCGCCAACTATCTCGGGGCCGGCGTCGCGGGGCATCGCACCGTGCCGGGCGCGACGATCGAGGACTGGAAGGACTGCGGCCAGTGCCGTGACTGCTTCAACCCGGCCTTCAACTATCGGCCCGGGAGCTCGGCGCAGTACGCGCTCGCGATCGCCAACTTCGACGACCCGGCGAAGCCGCGCCGCTTCCGCTTCGGCCTGATCGCCTCGAGCGACAACCACTCCGCGCGCCCCGGCACGGGTTACAAGGAGTTCGCGCGCCGCGCGATGACCGAGGCCATCGGCGCCAGGGACGAGACCTGGCGCGCCCGCGTCATGGGAGCGCCCGCGGCGCCCCGGCCGGCGTCGCTCGCCGTCGACGAGATCCCGCCCGGGCCGGCCTTCACGATGCTCGAGACCGAGCGCCAGGCGTCCTTCTTCATGACGGGCGGGCTGGTCGCCGTACACGCCGCCGGCCGCGACCGCGACGCCGTCTGGAGCGCGCTCAAGCGGCGCGAGGTGTACGGCACGAGCGGCGACCGCATCCTCCTCTGGTTCGACCTCCTGAACGGGCCGGGGGGCGTGATGCCGATGGGCTCCGAGGCGACGCTCGCCGAGGCCCCGCGCTTCCGCGTGCGCGCCGTGGGCGCGCTCGAGCAGAAGCCCGGCTGCCCGGAGCACTCCCTCCACGCGCTCGGCGCGGCGCGTATCGCGGCGCTCTGCCGCGGCGAGTGCTACAACCCGGGCGACCGCCGCCGCCGCGTCACCCGCATCGAGGTGGTCCGTATCCGCCCGCAGGTGCGGCCCGGCGAGCCGGTGCGCGAGCTGATCGAGGACCCGTGGCGCCGGATCGACTGCCCGCGAGACCCCGCCGGCTGCACGGCCGAGTTCGACGACCCGAGCTTCCTAATGAGCGGCCGTCCGGCGCTCTACTACGTGCGCGCGGTCGAGGAGCCGACGCCGGCCGTGAACGCGGGCGGGCTGCGCTGCGAGCGCGACGCCGCCGGCAGCTGCGCGCGCGTGCACCCGTGCTTCGGCGACTACCGCACGCCCTTCGACGACGACTGCCTCGCGCCCAACGAGGAGCGCGCCTGGTCGTCGCCGATCTACCTCGATCCCGCGTCGTGATGACGGCCGAGCGGCGCGCCCGGCAGCTCCTCGCGCTCGGCGCGGCCGCCGGCCTCGCCGTCGCGGCCACCGCGCTGGTGGGGGCGCGGGCGCCGCACGCGGGCCTCCCCGAGGGCGCCATCGCGACCGTGAACGGCGAGCTCGTGCGCGCCGACGATTACGCGCGCGCGCTCGCCGCGCTCGCCGCCGATCGACGCGATCCGCCCGGCGAGGACGACCGCCGCCGCGTCCTCGACCGGCTGGTCGACGAGGAGCTGCTCGTGCAGCGCGCCCTCGAGCTCGGCCTCGCGCGCCGCGATCGCCTGGTGCGTGCCGAGCTGGCGGGGGCGGCGATCGGCCTCCTCGGCACGACGGCGGACGCGCCCGAGCCCACCCGCGCCGAGCTGGAGGCGTTCTACGATGCCC
Above is a window of Deltaproteobacteria bacterium DNA encoding:
- a CDS encoding class I fructose-bisphosphate aldolase — its product is SERVREILGWYGSDNPGTLANLARVMNHGRLAGTGRFVILPVDQGFEHGPARSFAPNPPGYDPRYHFELALAAGCNAYAAPLGFLEAGAAEFAGEIPLILKLNNSDTLSGGADPCPAVTGSVDDALRLGCSAIGFTIYPASAARNEMYGQIRELGHEAKRKGLAVVIWSYPRGSGISKEGETAIDVVAYAAQIACQLGAHIIKVKPPTAHIEQAAAKKVYEKERIPIATLAERVRHVVQSAFNGRRILIFSGGEAKDTAAIFEEVRAIRDGGGFGSIIGRNSFQRPRSEALDFLRQVMDIYAGKAK
- the glpX gene encoding class II fructose-bisphosphatase: MAVNVERLSRDFLRVCEVAAVACARTMGQGDRRHSDHVATESMRHEMDAIAMRGTVVIGEGERDEAPMLYIGEKLGRGHADDVEVDIAVDPLEGTNLCATGAPNAITVLAASNKGGLLHAPDCYMEKIIVGPTAKRVIDIDAPVEQNLKAIARSLGRDVEDLVVIVLDRPRHEKLIADIRKAGARIKLIGDGDLSAGISAAVRRTNVHAVMGIGGAPEGVLAAAALRCLNGGMLARLVPTKPGQEERMRKMGITDLKRIYTEEDLAPGPDILFVATGVTDGSIMRGVRFFGGGLRTSSITMSLRERVIRFADTVRLEDGSDVVVEF